A stretch of Aerococcus christensenii DNA encodes these proteins:
- the dnaJ gene encoding molecular chaperone DnaJ has product MAGKRDYYDVLGVSKDASQKEIKQAYRQLAKKYHPDLNKEPGAEEKYKEVTEAYEVLGDEKKRQQYDQFGHAGANGGFGGGSYQYSSQGFSGFDDIFSQFFGGGGGFGGYSSGRQANAPRQGDDLQYTLDLKFEEAVFGTEETIRYKREEACHSCEGTGAKGGSGKETCSQCHGQGIVQQVRNTPFGQMATQTTCPNCQGTGEVIVEKCTSCGGSGREEKNHTVKVKVPAGVEDGQSIRLSRQGNAGYNGGPNGDLYVVFSVQPSDIYNRKGAQISIELPINFAQAALGDEVEVPTVHGKVKLKVPAGTQSGDVIRLRGKGAPILNRDQMGDQLVHVRVVTPKSLNEKQKEALRAYAKASGDNVTEAEKNFFDKLRDAFS; this is encoded by the coding sequence ATGGCAGGAAAACGTGATTACTATGACGTCCTAGGTGTCTCCAAAGACGCTAGCCAAAAAGAGATCAAGCAGGCTTATCGACAACTCGCTAAAAAATACCATCCCGATCTCAATAAAGAACCCGGTGCAGAAGAAAAATATAAAGAAGTAACAGAAGCTTATGAAGTCTTAGGCGATGAAAAGAAACGCCAACAATATGACCAATTTGGCCATGCCGGTGCTAATGGTGGCTTTGGTGGAGGTTCTTACCAATACTCTAGTCAAGGATTCTCTGGTTTTGATGATATCTTTAGTCAGTTCTTCGGAGGAGGCGGAGGCTTTGGCGGTTATTCTTCTGGACGTCAGGCCAATGCGCCTCGTCAAGGAGACGATCTCCAATATACACTCGATCTTAAGTTCGAGGAAGCCGTCTTCGGGACGGAAGAAACTATTCGCTACAAACGGGAAGAAGCATGTCATTCCTGTGAAGGGACGGGAGCCAAAGGCGGCTCAGGAAAAGAAACCTGTTCGCAATGTCACGGTCAAGGGATCGTTCAACAAGTCCGGAATACACCATTTGGACAAATGGCTACCCAAACAACCTGTCCAAACTGCCAGGGAACTGGTGAAGTCATTGTTGAGAAATGTACTTCTTGTGGCGGAAGTGGCCGGGAAGAGAAGAATCATACAGTGAAAGTCAAAGTCCCTGCTGGGGTGGAAGATGGCCAATCAATCCGTCTGTCCAGACAAGGGAACGCTGGCTATAATGGCGGACCGAACGGGGACTTGTATGTAGTCTTCAGTGTTCAACCTTCTGATATTTACAATCGCAAAGGCGCTCAGATTTCAATCGAGTTACCGATTAACTTTGCTCAAGCAGCTCTTGGGGATGAAGTCGAAGTGCCTACCGTTCATGGCAAGGTGAAGTTAAAAGTGCCTGCGGGTACTCAGAGCGGCGATGTGATCCGCTTAAGAGGCAAGGGAGCCCCTATCTTAAATCGAGATCAAATGGGCGATCAACTCGTCCACGTTCGTGTGGTTACGCCTAAATCTTTGAACGAAAAACAAAAAGAAGCCCTTAGAGCTTACGCGAAGGCTTCTGGAGATAATGTGACTGAAGCAGAAAAGAATTTCTTTGATAAATTAAGAGATGCTTTCTCATAG
- the lepA gene encoding translation elongation factor 4, which yields MKELQERQKRIRNFSIVAHIDHGKSTLADRILQKTGTVSDREMHDQLLDSMDLEQERGITIKLNAVELEYKSQDGETYIFHLIDTPGHVDFAYEVSRSLAACEGAILVVDAAQGVEAQTLANAYLAVENDLELVPVVNKIDLPSANPELAKQEIEDIIGIDASDAVLCSAKTGIGIDEILEQLVSKIPAPTGDLDAPLQALIFDSVYDPYRGVVLSVRIMNGIVQPGDKIELMSNGKQFDVTEVGIMSPQAMSRDYLMAGDVGYITASIKTIQDTKVGDTVTLASRPTTEALPGYRPMLPMVYSGLYPVDSRDYSDLRDALEKLQLNDASLTFEPESSQALGFGFRCGFLGMLHMDVTQERLERDFGLNLIITAPSVIFHVFKTDGEMIEVSNPSQMPDSTQVNRIEEPYVKAEIMVPQEYVGNVMELAQRKRGNFVNMEYLDDIRVNVIYEMPLNEVIFDFFDRLKSSTKGYASLDYSIVGYKPSQLVKLDILLSGDPVDALSTIVHKDFAYDRGRKLTEKLKEVIPRQMFEIPVQAAIGHKIIARTTIKAYRKDVTAKLYGGDVTRRQKLLKKQKEGKKRMKAVGQVEVPQEAFMAILDMDEEK from the coding sequence ATGAAAGAACTTCAAGAACGCCAGAAACGGATTCGTAATTTTTCGATTGTGGCGCATATTGACCACGGCAAGTCGACCTTAGCGGATCGGATTTTGCAGAAGACAGGTACCGTTTCAGACCGGGAGATGCATGATCAACTTTTAGATTCCATGGATTTAGAGCAAGAGCGTGGGATTACCATTAAATTGAATGCGGTGGAACTAGAGTATAAGTCTCAAGATGGAGAGACCTATATCTTCCACCTGATTGATACCCCAGGACATGTCGACTTTGCCTATGAAGTGTCTCGGAGTCTGGCAGCGTGTGAAGGGGCTATTCTCGTAGTAGATGCGGCGCAAGGGGTAGAGGCCCAAACGCTCGCTAATGCCTACTTAGCGGTGGAGAATGACCTTGAACTTGTCCCCGTCGTGAATAAGATCGACCTTCCTTCAGCCAATCCAGAGCTCGCCAAACAAGAAATTGAAGATATTATTGGGATCGATGCTTCGGATGCGGTCTTGTGTAGTGCCAAAACTGGGATTGGAATCGATGAAATTTTAGAGCAATTAGTAAGTAAGATTCCTGCCCCAACAGGAGATTTAGATGCTCCATTGCAAGCCCTTATCTTCGATTCGGTGTATGATCCTTATCGTGGCGTGGTGCTGAGTGTTCGGATTATGAATGGAATTGTTCAACCAGGAGATAAGATTGAGTTAATGTCGAACGGCAAACAATTTGATGTGACAGAGGTCGGCATTATGTCCCCTCAAGCGATGAGTCGGGATTACTTGATGGCTGGAGATGTGGGTTATATTACAGCTTCCATTAAGACTATCCAAGATACCAAAGTAGGAGATACGGTCACTTTGGCCTCTCGTCCAACTACAGAAGCTTTACCAGGGTATCGGCCTATGCTTCCTATGGTCTACAGTGGATTGTATCCTGTAGACTCGAGAGACTATTCAGATCTTCGGGATGCGCTCGAAAAACTCCAATTGAACGATGCCTCCTTGACCTTTGAACCGGAATCTTCTCAGGCACTCGGTTTTGGATTTAGGTGTGGTTTCTTGGGGATGCTCCATATGGACGTTACCCAAGAGCGGTTGGAGCGGGATTTTGGATTGAACTTGATCATTACAGCGCCTTCTGTTATTTTTCATGTCTTTAAAACAGACGGTGAAATGATTGAAGTCTCGAATCCTTCTCAAATGCCTGATTCTACTCAAGTGAATCGCATTGAAGAACCTTATGTAAAAGCGGAAATCATGGTTCCTCAAGAATACGTCGGAAATGTGATGGAATTGGCTCAGCGCAAGCGGGGAAATTTCGTCAATATGGAATATCTTGATGATATTCGAGTGAATGTGATCTACGAAATGCCGCTTAATGAAGTTATTTTTGATTTCTTTGACCGGCTCAAATCTTCCACTAAGGGATACGCTTCTCTGGATTACTCTATTGTGGGCTATAAGCCAAGTCAATTAGTGAAGTTAGATATTCTCTTAAGTGGGGATCCAGTTGATGCCCTCTCGACGATTGTTCATAAGGACTTTGCCTATGATAGGGGACGGAAGCTCACAGAAAAACTCAAGGAAGTGATTCCAAGACAAATGTTTGAGATTCCTGTTCAAGCGGCGATTGGTCACAAGATTATTGCTAGAACTACGATCAAAGCTTACCGCAAAGACGTGACGGCCAAACTCTATGGAGGAGATGTTACCCGTCGTCAAAAATTATTGAAGAAACAAAAAGAAGGGAAGAAGCGTATGAAGGCTGTAGGTCAAGTAGAGGTGCCACAAGAGGCCTTTATGGCTATCTTAGACATGGATGAAGAAAAATAG
- a CDS encoding formate--tetrahydrofolate ligase — protein sequence MDSDIQIAQNNQSLPIEDIAKACGLKPEEILPYGHDKAKISHEGLMRLQSHPRGHLILVTAINPTPAGEGKSTVTIGLGDALHRLNKKVMITLREPSLGPTMGLKGGAAGGGYAQVVPMEDINLHFTGDIHAITATNNLLAALIDNHIQQGNELGIDSRRIIWKRCIDMNDRVLRHVVLGLGTPGNGYVREDGFDITVASEIMAVLCLSRDLEEMTDRFNQMIVAYRRDKTPIRVQDLGCAGAMSLLMKDAILPNLVQTLEHTPALIHGGPFANIAHGCNSVIATDTALRLSDYVVTEAGFGADLGAEKFMDIKMPVLGQHPEAVVIVATIRALKHHGKGDDFAALERGISNLKHHIVTMQKYGVPVVVAVNRFIQDTEEELTFVHQTCQSLGVSCHTTEVWAKGGEGALSLAEDVLHQIHHAHPRFTPLYSAEETSIEDKLDCLVKEIYGGNQIEYSPQALNELKEIKANGWDKLPLCMAKTQYALSDNPKDLGEPRDFTLHIRQFIPKLGAGFIVCLTGNILTMPGLPKHPAALNMSIDNRGKIEGLF from the coding sequence ATGGACAGTGATATTCAAATTGCACAAAATAATCAATCATTACCAATCGAAGACATTGCGAAGGCCTGTGGGTTAAAACCAGAAGAAATATTACCGTACGGGCATGATAAAGCGAAAATTAGTCATGAAGGCTTGATGCGATTACAAAGCCATCCACGCGGTCACTTAATTTTAGTAACTGCTATTAATCCAACACCAGCTGGGGAAGGAAAATCTACAGTGACTATTGGATTAGGAGATGCCCTTCATCGCCTGAACAAGAAAGTGATGATTACTTTAAGAGAACCTTCTCTTGGACCAACCATGGGTTTAAAAGGAGGTGCAGCTGGCGGAGGCTATGCGCAAGTCGTCCCTATGGAGGATATTAATCTTCACTTTACAGGAGATATTCATGCCATTACCGCTACGAATAACTTGCTGGCAGCTTTAATTGATAATCATATCCAACAAGGAAATGAATTAGGAATCGATAGTCGCCGCATTATTTGGAAACGGTGTATCGATATGAACGACCGGGTATTGCGTCATGTGGTCCTTGGTTTAGGAACGCCAGGCAACGGTTATGTGCGTGAAGACGGCTTTGACATTACAGTGGCTTCAGAAATTATGGCCGTTCTTTGTCTCTCTCGAGATTTAGAAGAAATGACAGACCGCTTTAATCAAATGATTGTGGCCTATCGGAGAGATAAGACGCCGATTCGAGTTCAAGATCTAGGTTGCGCAGGTGCCATGTCTTTATTGATGAAAGATGCGATTTTACCAAATTTGGTTCAAACTTTAGAACACACGCCAGCGCTCATTCATGGAGGGCCTTTTGCGAACATTGCTCACGGCTGTAACTCTGTGATTGCAACAGATACTGCTTTACGTTTATCAGATTATGTGGTTACAGAAGCAGGCTTTGGAGCTGACCTTGGCGCTGAAAAATTCATGGACATTAAGATGCCTGTTCTCGGTCAACATCCAGAGGCCGTAGTCATCGTGGCGACGATTCGTGCCTTGAAGCATCACGGCAAGGGGGACGACTTTGCGGCCTTAGAGCGTGGGATCTCTAACTTGAAGCACCATATTGTAACGATGCAAAAATATGGCGTTCCTGTGGTCGTGGCGGTGAACCGTTTTATTCAAGATACAGAAGAAGAACTCACTTTTGTTCATCAAACTTGCCAATCTCTTGGCGTCTCTTGTCATACGACAGAAGTCTGGGCTAAAGGTGGAGAAGGGGCTTTAAGTTTGGCAGAAGATGTTCTTCACCAAATTCATCACGCCCACCCCCGCTTTACCCCTCTCTATTCAGCAGAAGAAACCAGTATTGAAGACAAACTCGACTGCCTAGTGAAAGAAATTTATGGGGGCAATCAAATCGAATACAGTCCGCAAGCTTTGAACGAATTGAAGGAAATTAAGGCAAACGGCTGGGACAAACTGCCTCTCTGTATGGCCAAAACACAATATGCTTTGTCTGATAATCCTAAAGATCTGGGCGAGCCGCGTGACTTCACCTTGCATATCCGTCAGTTTATTCCGAAGTTAGGCGCAGGTTTTATCGTTTGTCTAACCGGAAACATCCTCACTATGCCTGGATTACCGAAGCATCCCGCCGCTCTCAATATGTCGATTGACAATCGAGGAAAAATAGAAGGTCTCTTTTAA
- a CDS encoding ABC-F family ATP-binding cassette domain-containing protein translates to MRDYLAKNWSKSYGIKDILKEVSFLVREGDHIGLIGPNGSGKSTLLQIIAGYDSVDSGEVDHQNDFTIGLVKQDPNLDDQQTVFEAVYMSNSPLVQVVRAYEEAANDLAKAPDDPQKQAAYKRCEQAMNTKNGWQLETKIQTILSKLQIKDIYQPIGQLSGGQKRRVGMAKVLIDEPDLLLLDEPTNHMDFEMVEWLENYIGQYKKSVIVVTHDRYFLDRISKRIFALEGGELREYHGNYQDYLDKRAIECEVAQSTREKQKKLYKQELAWMRQGAQARSTKQEARIHRFEDLKESLNQPTLTRQNLTIDLDQERLGKKVITLDHVSVGYDKDKPLLEDINLLIQKSDRIGIIGGNGVGKTSLLHTIAGLIPCLEGTIDLGSTVKLAYFQQLPDNLPEDKRVITYIQEVADEFVYSDGRKLSASQMLETFLFDRQTHGQFIGKLSGGEKKRLYLLKLLMSRPNVLFLDEPTNDLDIDTLTVLEDYLKTFPGAVITVSHDRYFLDKVVDKLLIATDHHCQLFYGNYSDYQVVKKEESKKQKESQPKSSTKASAKTDKPKKKMTYQEKKDWETIEEDIMALEESIQAIDEEMMACGSDYGKLADLQKEKESQQEELLDKMTYWDYLSELAQ, encoded by the coding sequence TTGCGTGATTATCTAGCAAAGAATTGGAGTAAAAGCTACGGCATCAAGGATATTTTAAAAGAGGTATCCTTCTTAGTACGAGAGGGAGATCATATAGGTCTCATCGGGCCTAATGGTTCTGGAAAATCGACGCTTTTGCAAATTATTGCCGGCTATGACAGTGTAGATAGCGGAGAAGTAGATCATCAAAACGATTTTACGATTGGTTTGGTGAAACAAGATCCGAATCTGGATGACCAACAAACCGTTTTTGAAGCGGTTTATATGTCGAATAGCCCCTTGGTTCAAGTGGTTCGTGCTTATGAAGAAGCCGCTAATGACTTAGCCAAGGCTCCAGATGATCCGCAAAAACAAGCAGCCTATAAACGTTGTGAGCAAGCCATGAATACTAAGAACGGGTGGCAATTAGAGACCAAGATTCAAACCATTCTTTCGAAATTACAGATCAAAGATATCTATCAACCGATCGGTCAATTGAGTGGAGGACAAAAACGGCGCGTGGGAATGGCGAAGGTTCTCATTGATGAGCCAGACCTCTTGCTTTTGGATGAACCGACCAACCATATGGATTTTGAAATGGTGGAATGGTTAGAGAACTATATCGGCCAATACAAAAAATCGGTGATTGTCGTTACCCATGATCGGTACTTTTTGGATCGGATCTCTAAGCGTATTTTTGCTTTAGAGGGTGGAGAATTGAGAGAGTATCACGGCAACTACCAAGATTATCTGGATAAGCGTGCCATCGAATGTGAAGTAGCCCAGTCCACCCGCGAAAAGCAGAAAAAACTTTACAAACAGGAACTGGCTTGGATGAGGCAGGGGGCTCAAGCGAGAAGTACCAAGCAAGAAGCACGAATTCATCGCTTCGAAGACCTCAAAGAAAGTCTTAACCAACCAACCCTTACCCGGCAAAACTTGACCATCGATTTGGATCAAGAGCGGTTAGGTAAGAAAGTAATCACTCTGGACCATGTTTCTGTCGGCTATGATAAAGACAAGCCGCTTTTGGAAGATATTAATCTTTTAATTCAAAAGAGTGACCGAATCGGTATTATTGGAGGAAACGGCGTCGGCAAGACCTCTCTCCTTCATACGATTGCTGGGCTTATTCCTTGCTTAGAAGGGACGATAGACTTAGGAAGTACGGTGAAGTTAGCTTATTTCCAACAACTTCCAGATAACCTTCCAGAAGACAAACGGGTCATTACTTATATCCAGGAAGTCGCGGATGAATTTGTCTATTCAGATGGGCGAAAACTTTCAGCTTCTCAAATGTTGGAGACCTTCCTTTTTGATCGGCAAACGCATGGTCAATTTATCGGTAAATTATCAGGTGGAGAGAAGAAGCGGCTCTATCTCTTGAAGCTTCTGATGTCTCGTCCGAATGTCTTGTTTTTAGATGAACCGACCAATGATTTAGATATTGACACCTTGACGGTTTTAGAAGATTATCTCAAGACTTTCCCAGGGGCGGTCATCACCGTGAGCCACGATCGCTACTTTTTGGATAAGGTCGTTGACAAGTTATTAATCGCAACAGATCATCACTGCCAACTCTTCTATGGCAATTATTCCGACTATCAAGTCGTCAAAAAAGAAGAAAGCAAAAAACAGAAAGAAAGCCAGCCGAAGTCTTCCACTAAAGCATCCGCAAAAACGGATAAGCCTAAAAAGAAGATGACCTACCAAGAGAAGAAAGATTGGGAAACCATTGAAGAGGACATTATGGCTTTAGAAGAAAGTATTCAAGCCATAGATGAGGAAATGATGGCCTGTGGGTCTGATTATGGAAAGCTAGCAGACCTCCAAAAAGAAAAAGAAAGCCAGCAAGAAGAATTATTAGATAAGATGACTTATTGGGACTATCTTAGTGAATTAGCTCAATAA
- the dnaK gene encoding molecular chaperone DnaK, with product MSKIIGIDLGTTNSAVAVLEGNEPKIIPNPEGNRTTPSVVAFKDGEIQVGEVAKRQMVTNPDTVASIKRHMGEDGYKEHANNKDYTPQEISAMILQYLKGYAEDYLGDKVTKAVITVPAYFNDAQRQATKDAGKIAGLEVERIVNEPTAAALAYGLEKEKDEEKILVFDLGGGTFDVSILELGDGVFEVLSTAGDNKLGGDDFDHRIVEYLIDSFKKENGIDLSSDKMAMQRLKDASEKAKKDLSGVTSTQISLPFISAGANGPLHLEVTLTRVKFNELTEDLVERTTNPVQRALQDADLSKSEIDQVILVGGSTRIPAVVDHVKELTGKEPNRSVNPDEVVAMGAAIQGGVITGDVKDVVLLDVTPLSLGIETMGGVFTKLIDRNTTIPTSKSQVFSTAADNQPAVDIHVLQGERPMAADNKTLGRFQLTDINPAPRGIPQIEVTFDIDKNGIVNVSAKDKGTGKEQAITIQSNSGLTDEEIDRMMKDAEAHAEEDEKRKEEADLKNEVDQLIHQTEKTTKDVEGKVDQPEIDKANSLKDELKAAREANNTEDMKKKKDELMEVLQQLTMKLYQANQAEQQAASGQASDNKKKDDGTVEGDFEEVDDDK from the coding sequence ATGAGTAAAATTATTGGTATTGACTTAGGAACAACAAACTCAGCTGTTGCAGTGTTAGAAGGGAATGAACCTAAGATTATTCCTAACCCAGAAGGTAACCGGACAACACCTTCTGTTGTTGCCTTCAAAGATGGGGAAATTCAAGTTGGGGAAGTCGCTAAACGTCAAATGGTGACGAACCCTGATACCGTTGCTTCCATCAAACGTCACATGGGCGAAGATGGCTACAAAGAACATGCAAATAACAAAGATTATACGCCACAAGAAATTTCTGCCATGATCTTACAATACTTAAAAGGCTACGCAGAAGATTACTTAGGGGATAAAGTCACCAAAGCTGTTATCACCGTTCCTGCTTACTTTAATGACGCTCAACGTCAAGCCACCAAAGATGCAGGTAAAATTGCTGGCTTAGAAGTAGAACGTATCGTTAACGAACCGACTGCAGCTGCTTTAGCTTACGGTCTTGAAAAAGAAAAGGACGAAGAGAAGATTTTGGTCTTTGACTTAGGAGGTGGGACCTTCGATGTGTCTATCCTTGAATTAGGGGACGGCGTCTTCGAAGTCTTATCTACTGCCGGAGATAACAAATTAGGTGGTGACGACTTTGACCACCGTATCGTAGAATACTTGATTGATTCCTTCAAGAAAGAAAACGGCATTGACCTTTCTAGCGATAAGATGGCTATGCAACGTTTGAAAGACGCTTCTGAAAAAGCGAAAAAAGATCTCTCAGGAGTTACCTCGACTCAAATCTCCTTACCATTTATTTCTGCAGGGGCAAATGGTCCTTTACACTTAGAAGTCACCTTAACACGTGTGAAATTCAATGAATTAACAGAAGACCTCGTTGAACGGACCACTAACCCTGTTCAACGGGCTTTACAAGATGCTGACTTGAGCAAGAGTGAAATTGACCAAGTTATCTTAGTGGGTGGTTCTACACGTATCCCAGCAGTGGTTGACCACGTTAAAGAACTTACTGGTAAAGAACCTAACCGTTCTGTGAACCCAGACGAAGTGGTGGCTATGGGTGCTGCGATTCAAGGTGGTGTGATTACAGGGGATGTCAAGGATGTTGTCCTCTTGGATGTTACCCCACTTTCCTTAGGGATTGAAACCATGGGTGGTGTCTTCACCAAATTGATCGATCGGAACACAACCATCCCAACCTCTAAATCTCAAGTCTTCTCCACTGCTGCAGATAACCAACCTGCCGTAGATATTCACGTCCTTCAAGGGGAACGTCCAATGGCTGCAGATAACAAGACCTTGGGCCGCTTCCAATTAACCGACATTAATCCAGCTCCTCGTGGAATTCCTCAAATTGAAGTCACCTTCGATATTGATAAGAACGGTATCGTTAATGTTTCTGCCAAGGACAAAGGAACCGGTAAAGAACAAGCTATTACTATTCAATCCAACTCCGGCTTAACCGATGAAGAAATTGATCGGATGATGAAAGATGCCGAAGCTCACGCAGAAGAAGACGAAAAACGTAAAGAAGAAGCTGATTTGAAGAATGAAGTTGATCAACTCATTCATCAAACAGAAAAGACCACCAAAGACGTCGAAGGCAAAGTCGATCAACCTGAAATTGATAAAGCCAACAGCTTAAAAGATGAATTGAAGGCTGCTCGAGAAGCAAATAACACAGAAGACATGAAGAAGAAGAAGGATGAATTAATGGAAGTCCTTCAACAACTTACCATGAAACTCTACCAAGCGAACCAAGCAGAACAACAAGCCGCTTCTGGTCAAGCAAGTGATAACAAGAAGAAAGATGACGGCACTGTTGAAGGCGACTTCGAAGAAGTAGACGACGACAAATAA